In the Fibrobacter sp. genome, GCAGGAATTGAATCTGCTGGTAAAGCAGCTGCACGTTATAGGAGTCAGGCCTGTTATGACCTACCGTTGGGTAAGTAGAATCTACCAAGAAAGCGGATTCCCCAACAGTAAGCATCAAGGAACCTTTGGCATGACTGCTGGGGATAGGCTCAATATGAAACTTCAAGCCGTCTTCAAACTGTAAGGGCGACTCAACAACCTGAGTGCCGCTGCGGGCGCGAATGCTTTCGTCGCAATGACGAAAAGTCTCGCGTCCAACAAAGAGATTGTCGAAGGAGACCCGCGAAAGGTTGAAGAAATGGTCCCGATGGAAATGGGAAATGACGATATTTTTCTTGAGAGGTGCGGCATCTTGATGCAAGTGCTGCGCGGTACCCGGCGCTACGCCATCGCAAGGTAAGTTGTTGATGAAATCCGCCGCCTCATCACTGGCACCCACATCAAAAATCCACCAGACGGTCTCGCCACGGATGGCGTATACATCGGCACTCAGCGGGTTTGTTTCGCTAGGCATTGACGCCGGCAGATGAAGGATTCTTGATTGCAAATTACCAGACATGATTCTCAAATGTAGCTATTCAGAATGCGCAGCAAGCTTTTTGGAGATTTTTTGTCACCAAAAGACTCTTTTTACAAAGTTAGTGACAAAAATGTTACGTTGTATAAAACTACACTAACAATTTTAAGTGTTTCCGCCAACTCAAATAGTCACCAAATCGGCCACACCGTTCTTTTAGTGACATCAATCTTTCCTGCAAATCTGCAAATTCAGTTACTTTATTCAAATTTTTTGTCACTAAACAAGCTTTTTTCTCAATTCAGTGACACAAAAATCAAAAATTGGCATCAAACCGCCGCAATCTACACCTTCAGCGTCCGCAAATAGGCCTTATGTTCATCGGTCACGCGGAAACTTTCAATAGATTTCTGAATGGTCTTGTTGTGAGTCCACGGATCCAGCTTACGCTTTTCAATATAAGGCACAGCGTCGTCCCACTGTTTTGCAAGTGCGGTGGCGAAGTACCAGGCCACTTCCATCTGCACATAGTATTCGGGATTTGCAAGCGTAACGCCCGCGGGAGTTGCCGCAGCCACCCTCGGGTTCGGCGCCATCACCGCGGCCGGCCCACTTGGAGCCCCTTCCGGCAGCGACTTGAACTTGGCCGTATCCACAGCGGCCACCCACTTCAAAAACTTCGGGTCGTAGCGGTCATCCAGGAACAAGTCCATCAGCATGTTGATGCCGAACCGCACCACATAAGGATGGTCCGACTTGACCCACTCCTGAAT is a window encoding:
- a CDS encoding DNA alkylation repair protein; this encodes MTHKELVQKLFENQDLKYKDFHTALVPGISCDSLIGVRVPVLRKLAKEFFCTAKTSDKSQTGTARTVGGSVAKFMDTLPHKYFEENHIHSMLLEHIKDFDECLARTEQFLPYIDNWAICDGKKPRALLKDVPQFLKRIQEWVKSDHPYVVRFGINMLMDLFLDDRYDPKFLKWVAAVDTAKFKSLPEGAPSGPAAVMAPNPRVAAATPAGVTLANPEYYVQMEVAWYFATALAKQWDDAVPYIEKRKLDPWTHNKTIQKSIESFRVTDEHKAYLRTLKV